GTCTTCCTCTGTGTTTCCAGTGACTGTCCAGTGCACAATTGATGGGCAGTTTGTGTTGGTGGTGGCCAGGGATACAACACTACCCAGACTCAGCCTGGACTCGATCAGCCTGTTGGGAGGCAGTGATGGACCCTGTGGTGTTGCGGACTATAATGCTGACTTTGCCATATACCAGTTTCCTGTAACCGCTTGTGGCACAAGAGCAGCGGTTGGTAACAGAAGCTAGTGTCTTCAGGTAGGTGGTGCTTGTTTTAGGGGTGTCTAAAATGCTGTTCTTTTCCCACCAGGTGCTTGGTGACTATGTGGTCTATGAGAACAAAATGTCCTCGTCCTATGAAGTTGGAGTGGGACCCCTCGGTGCCATCACCAGGGATAGCCACTTTGAGTAAGTCAGGGTCAGAATCTCATGGCTGGTGTTTGTTTAGGAGTTGTGGGTTTTAATGATTTCTTGGTTCCTTTGCAAGGCTTTACTTCCAGTGTAGATATTCCACTACCACCGTTGCGTCCCTGGCTGTGGAGCTTTCCTCTAATGATCCACCTCTACCTGTAGCAGCTTCTGGTCCCCTCAGGGTAGAGCTAAGACTAGGCAATGGTCAGTGCGTCACCAAGGGCTGTGTGGAAGGTAAGTTACTTTACTGAATTTTGAGTGATCTTGACTTTCTCTGGCTTCTATAACCCCTTCTCCTGCATCTCCACAGAAAAAGTGGCCTACACCTCCTACTACACTGAGGCCGACTACCCTGTGACCAAGGTCCTGAGGGAGCCTGTGTACGTTGAGGTGCGCATGTTGGAGAGGACTGATCCCAATCTTGTCCTGGTCCTTGACCGCTGTTGGGCAACCTCCACCCCTGACCCTGTCAGTGTTCCTCAGTGGGACCTTCTGGTGAATGGGTAAGCTGGCTGCATGTCTACCACTGTCATAGGCCGGTGTCTTGGTACGGGCTAACTCTGATGTCCTCCAAAGGTGCCCTTACCGAGATGACCGATACCTGACCACTCTGGTTCCAGTTGATGGGTCCTCTGGACTTCCATACCCTAGCCATTACAAGCGCTTTGTCCTCAAGATGTTTACGTTTGTGGATCCTGCTTCCATGGCTCCTTTGAAGGAGAGGGTAAGTATTGGATGTCTTTGCCATGTATGAAAAAGCAAAGGGCCAGTGTTTCACTTCGTACCTTgttcctccagatcttcatccACTGCAGTACAGCAGTATGCTCTCCGACTGCAGGTGCCACTTGTGAACCAAGGTGCAACAGGAGGAGTAAGTGCATTTGTTGGTTTTGGTTCTCTAGGTCGGTGGTTTTCAGTGACTTTGGGTCCCTAAACGGTGGAATTGCTCAAATTCCTGGTTGGGATTGTTTCTAGAACCACTGTTGCAGATATTGCCCACTGTTCAAGGTCCTATGGACACTATTAACCTGCTGTTTCTCCCCACCAGGGAGAGATGTTGGTGcagctgtatggagctcccAGCCAGTCTCGGTTGTGTCTAGTGGAGAAGTGATGTACACACAAACTGTACCACCTCAGCTTGAGTGAATCCTGACCCCCTCATTAAATAAAGATGAATTTCTTTCAAATGCCTTGTGTGGAATTTTTGTCCCCATTACAGTCCACTCTAGGGTCCAAGTCTGCTGTAAATGCTTGCTCTCTTTTGGATTTGGATGCCCTGCTTGGACAGTGGTTAATAAAACAAGATTGCTTTCTGGGTAGTTTCTTTCAGGGGATTTGCAGGCCTGATTTGATGAGCTCTTTAGCCTGAACTCAATGGACGGTGCTGCATACATGGGTATTTACCATAAAACTAGCCTTGAAATGTTTTGCTGAGTGTCTGCTCCTGTGAAATGGCTTAAAGCTGTAGCTCTGGTTGTTTATTTGTCAGATAATAACCTAAAGTATTAATCACAATAGACACTTAATTTGTGACTTCCCAGTAGAAGAGTACAAATACAGGGCTGAGTTGTAAAGGGGATGTGCAACAGAGTGGGAAGTAAGTAGTAATAAGTGATATTCAGGGAGAAATTTCTGTGTTGGGGGTCTGTTGGCCAACTGCCACAGTGCTGGTTGATTGCCTGAATAGCTTTTGTGCAGTAACTAACATGCTCTGTTTACCTTTGGAAAGCAACCAATCTTCTCTGACCCCAGTGGAAAATGGTCTTAGTTCTAAAGTTCCCCTTGTCTAGATGGTCCACTGAAATGTCCTATAGAAGGTGAAATAAGGTTTTTCAGTTCATTCATGAGATATTTGGGGTGTGTCCATCAGGGGTTTTGAATGGGTGCTTTGGAAGAACTTGTCTAGTAGGTATTGGGGTTCATTTTGATTCCAAGCACCATGTGGGGAAAGCATGAGATCTTAGGGATGGAGTGATCTTTAACATTATACAATTTAAAACAATTGGACAATTGTGTTAGCAGCCTTCactatattaattaaataagtaaAGCAAGTTTCTGtggcctttttgtttttctcccatAAAACCAAAAGCATAATGGACAGTGCTCTTGCTAAAGACTTTATTAAATGGGGTTAATGTAGGTAAAGGGGTTAACAAAACATTTTATCCTTTAGACTAGAATTGTTCTTCCTGTGCAAAGTAAAAAATTCAGGGAAAGTTGGCAGCATATTTCAGATTTTCTACAGTTAAAAGTTTGGGGTCAGAGATACAGGTTACTGCGTGCTAATTGCCTGTTTTTAGGCACTTGAGTGCAGGTCAGACTGTGGCCCTGTCCCAATTTCCACCCTAAAACTCCCTCCTGGAAGTTCACTTGTTGAAGGGCAGGTAAAAGGGGCATGAGTGTTCAAGTCGTCAAGTGTTGAAGTGGAGGAAATTTCATGAAATTGGACACCTAGCAGGCATGTGCAAAAAAGGGGTATGAGTAATGGGACAGGGCCTGGGATGCACCACATTCTACTTGGATGTTCTGTGTTGAAATGAGTGCAAACACAATTTGACAATGTGTTTTGTCTTGTTTAGACACGAGAAGGTACTCCCAAGTGAGGGAGGGTGCATCCCAAAGTCTTAGGAAGGACAGACCTTGTAGAAATTGTTATTTCTACTAACTGTAAATTCCCACAAAACCTTTTCCATCTTTGTTCCCTTGAATAATTACTAGGATTTAAACCAGTCAACAATGTCTGGAGTTTCACATAAGATCAGTCTTTGTCATTCTACACCTGAGAGGATAAAGAGCATAAGCAGGGTTACGTCTTGTTCAAATTAAAAGTGAAATCAGCACTGAGGCAGTTGATGATTGCACAGGGCTGGAACATTATCATGGTCTAAACGTGTTGGAGGAGGGGCTTTTCACAATTAGCAGGTAAGACACAATAAAAAGGTCAGCGGAAGTGGAGGAAGTTATTTGTTGGCATACAGGGTGTGGGAATGATGGGGAAAAGGTGGGGCACTGTAGTGTTTGTGGCTTTCTGGCTTAATAGTCTAAGCAATGTAGCTGTAACCTCATGGAGTCTACAAGCAGAGAAGCAACCTCAAAATCCTCAGCTACCTGGACCATCTCAGCTGCCTAGACCACTTCCCCCCCTTGTTTCTGGGCCATCTTCTCAGCTGCCTGGACAGTTTCCTCCCCTTGTTTCTGGGCCATCTTCTCAGCTGCCTGGACAGTTTCCTCCCCTTGTTTCTGGGCCATCTTCTCAGCTGCCTGGGCCGTCTTCTCAACTGCCTAGACCACTTTCTCCCCTTGTTTCTGGGCAGTCTTCTCAACTGCCTGGGCCGTCTTCTCAACTGCCTAGACCACTTCCTCCCCTTGTTTCTGGGCAGTCTTCTCAACTGCCTAGACCACTTCCTCCCCTTGTTTCTGGGCCGTCTTCTCTGTTGCCTGGACAGTTTCCTCCCCTTGTTTCTGGGCCATCTTCTCAACTGCCTAGACCACTTCCTCCCCTTGTTTCTGGGCCATCTCAACTGCCTGGACAGTTTCCTCCCCTTGTTTCTGGGCCATTTGTTCCTCCAAGCTTTGATCCTCAACTACCAGTGACCAGTGCTGATAAATGCGGATTGGATGATCCTGACAAGATCCCTTGTGGAGAACCTGGCATAGATGCTTCTCAGTGTGGTGCTATAAATTGCTGTTTTGATGGGCAGCAGTGCTACTATGGGAGAACAGGTAAAGGTTTTTTCATTTCTTGACTCTTATTGGAGCTGAATTTAAAGCCCTGTCAATTATGAGGTGTCTTCCTCTGTTTCCAGTGACTGTCCAGTGCACGATCGATGGGCAGTTTGTGTTGGTGGTGGCCAGGGATACAACACTACCCAGGCTCAGTCTGGATTCGATCAGCCTGTTGGGAGGCAGTGATGGGCCCTGTGGTGTTGCAGACTATAATGCTGACTTTGCCATATACCAGTTTCCTGTAACTGCTTGTGGCACAAGAGCAGCGGTTAGTAACAGAAGCTAGTGTCTTCAGGTAGGTGGTGCTTGTTTTAGGGGTGTCTACAATGCTGTTCTTTTCCCACCAGGTGCTTGGCGACTATGTGATCTATGAGAACAAAATGTCCTCGTCCTATGAAGTTGGAGTGGGACCTCTCGGTGCCATCACCAGGGATAGCCACTTTGAGTAAGTCAGGGTCAGAATCTCATGGCTGGTGTTTGTTTAGGAGTTGTGGGTTTTAATGATTTCTTGGTTCCTTTGCAAGGCTTTACTTCCAGTGTAGATATTCCACTACCACCGTTGCGTCCCTGGCTGTGGAGCTTGCCTCCAACGATCCACCTCTACCTGTAGCAGCTTCTGGTCCCCTCAGGGTAGAGCTAAGACTAGGCAATGGTCAGTGTGTTACCAAGGGCTGTGTGGAAGGTAAGTTACTTTACTGAATTTTGAGTGATCTTGACTTTCTCTGGCTTCAATAACCCCTTCTTCATTTCCACAGAAAAAGTGGCCTACACCTCCTACTACACTGAGGCCGACTACCCTGTGACCAAGGTCCTGAGGGAGCCTGTGTACGTTGAGGTGCGCATGTTGGAGAGGACTGATCCCAATCTTGTCCTGGTCCTTGAGCGCTGTTGGGCAACCTCCACCCCTGACCCTGTCAGTGTTCCTCAGTGGGACCTTCTGGTGAATGGGTAAGCTGGCTGCATGTCTACCACTGTCATAGGCCGGTGTCTTGGTACGGGCTAACTCTGATGTCCTCCAAAGGTGCCCTTACCGAGATGACCGATACCTGACCACTCTGGTTCCAGTTGATGGGTCCTCTGGACTTCCATACCCTAGCCATTACAAGCGCTTTGTCCTCAAGATGTTTACGTTTGTGGATCCTGCTTCCATGGCTCCTTTGAAGGAGAGGGTAAGTATTGGATGTCTTTGCCTTGTATGAAGAAGCAAAGGGCAAGTTTTTCACTTCCTACCTTgttcctccagatcttcatccACTGCAGTACAGCAGTATGCTCTCCGACTGCAGGTGCCATTTGTGAACCAAGGTGCAACAGGAGGAGTAAGTGCAATTGTTGGTTTTGGTTCTCTAGGTCGGTGGTTTTCAGTGACTTTGGGTTCCTAAACGGTGGAATTGCTCAAATTCCTGGTTGGGGTTGTTTTTAGAACCACTGTTTCAGATATTGCCCACTGTTCAGGTCCTCTGGCTGCTACTCACCTGCTGTTTCTCTCCACCAGGGCGAGATGTTGGTGCAGCTGTATGGAACTCCCAGCCAGTCTCAGTTGTGTCTAGTGGAGAAGTGATGTACACACAAACTGCACCACCTCAGCTTAAGTGAATCCTGACCCCTCATTAAATAAAGATGTCTTGATTTCAAATACCTTGTGTGGAATTCATCTTTGTCCTCATCCTTGCAGTCCAAGTTTAGTGTAGCAAAGTTGCAACACTTGCTTGCTCTTTTTGGGGGATGGAAGTGAGATCCTCTTCTCAgactgtttatttaaataaggTTGTCTGCTGGCTAGTTTGTCCTCTTGATGATTTGCAGGCCTGAGGGGTTCTTTTACCTAGATTTATCAGAAGGTGCTGCATGCATGGTTTTGCATCGTATAATTGAGTGAAATATTTAGCTAATGGTCTCTTCCTGTGAAATGGCTTATACACTGCCCCACAAAAATGGAGAACACTTAAACACTatctccaagtaaatcaaactgtccacttgggaagcaacactgattgacaagcagtttcacatgctgttgtgcaagtGGAATAGACAaaaggtggaaattattggcgattggcaagacacactcaatggagtggttctgcaggtggggaccacagaccacttctccgtacctatgctttctggctgatgttttgatcacttttgaatgttggtggtttcacactcgtggtaccATGAgtcggactctacaacccacacaagtggctcaggtagtgcagctcatccaggatggcacatcaactgtggcaagaAGTTTTGCTGTGTCGGTCAGCGTAGTGGCCAGAGGCTGGAGgagctaccaggagacaggccagtacacaaGGAGGCTGTAGGAgagcaacaacccagcagcaggaccgctacttCTGCCTTTTTGCTaagaggaacaggaggagcactgccagaggcctgcaaaatgacctccagcaggccacaaatgtgcatgtgtctgcacaaacggttagaaaccgaccCCTGGCCACTGaccaaattcgccactggcgccctgtgctcttcacagatgaaagcaggttcacactgagcacatgtgaccgAGTCTGGAGATGCTGTGGAGagtgatctgctgcctgcaacatccttcagcatgaccggtttggcagtgggtcagtaatggtgtgaggtggcatttctttggagggacgcacagccctccatgtgctcgccagaggtagcctgactgccattaggtacagagaagagatcctcagaccccttgtgagaccatatgctggtgcggttggccctgggttcctcctaatgcaggacaatactagacctcatgtggctggagtttGTCCGCTGTTCCTGCAAGATTATTAGCTGTCAGCTGTTCCTgcaaggacattacatcaaagttgaatcagcctgtagtgtgtttttccactttaattttgtgtgactccaaatccaggcctccattggttaatacatttgatttccattcatgatttttgtgtgattttgttgtcagcacatttaactttgtacagaacaaagtattcaatgagaatatttcattcattcagatctaggatgtgttatttgagtgttccctatATTTTTTGAGCAGTGAATAAATGAGCAGAGATACAGCTTCATCAAATAATAACCTGAAGTATTAATGGCAATAGCCACTTAATTTGTGCAAAATCCCAGTAGAAGAGTACAAATACAGGGATGAGTTGTAAAGGGGATGCGCAACTGAGCGGGAAATTGTAATAAGTGATACAGGGGACTGTGTTTTGGCCACCAGCCACAGTCTTGGTTGAGGGCCTGAATAGTTTTTGTGCAGGAACTCTTACATCCTCTGTTTGCCTTTTGAATGTGGTGTTTTCCTGATCCAAATGGATAATAGCCTGTGGGTTTTACATTTCAACTTGTTTAGATGCTCTGCTGAAACATCCTAAGAAAGGTGAAATTAGGTTCTACAGTTAAGTCTTGAGATATTTGGGTTGTGTCCCTCAGGGGTTCTCTAGGAAAAAAGGGGGTTCTGAGTGGTGATTGAATGGGTGCTTTGGGGGAGTTTGTCTACTGGGTAGTGGAGTTAACTTTGATTGCAAGCACCATGTGGGGAAAGCATGAGATATTAGGGATGGACTGATCTTGAACATTACACCAAAAAAAATGGACAATTGTGTTAGCAGCCTTCACTAGATTAATTAAATAAGTAAAGCAAGGTTTTCTGGCCTTTTGTTTTTCTCCCATAAAACCAAAAGCATTATGGACAGTGCTCTTGCTAAAGACTTTACTAAATGCGGTTAATGTAGGTAAAGgggttaataaaacattttcttcCTTTgcaaagtgaaaaaaacaaaaagttggCAGCATATTTCAGATTTTCTACAGTTAAAAGTTTGGGGGCAGAGATACAGGCTACTGCGTACATATTGCCTGTTTTTAGGCACTTGAGTGCAGGTCAGACTGTGGCCCTGTCCCAATTCCCACCCTAAAGCTCCCTCCTGGAAGTTGACTTGTTGAAGGGCCAGTAAAAGAGGCATGAGTGTTCAAGTTGTCAGAGTTTAGAGCCGAATTGGGATGCACCTCGATGTATAAGAGCACCCTTGTGGAGGAACTTTCAAGAAATTGGACACCCTACAGCCTTGGACACCTAGCAGGCATGTGCAAAAAAGGAGTACGAGTAATGGGACAGGGCCTGTGATGCACCACATTCTACTTGGATGTTCTGTGTTGAAATGAGTGCAAACACAATTTGACAATGTCATTTATCTTGTTTAGACACTAGAAGGTACTCCCAAGTGAGGGAGGGTGCATTCCGAAGTCTTAGGAAGGACAGGCCTTGTTAGAATTGGTAGAAAAACATGTTATTTCTACTAACTGTAAATTCCCACAAAACCTTTTCCATCTTTCTTCCCTCAAATATTGACTAGGATTTAAACCAGTCAACAATGTCTGGAGTTTCACATAAGATCAGTCTTTGTCATTCTACACCTGAGAGGATAAAGAGGATAAGCAGGGTTACGTCTTGTTCAAATTAAAAGTGAAATCAGCACTGAGGCAGTTGATGATTGCACAGGGCTGGAACATTATCATGGTCTAAACATGTTGGAGGAGGGGCTTTTCACAATTAGCAGGAAAGACACAATAAAAAGGTCAGCAAAAGTTAAGAAAGTTACTTGTTGGCATACAGGCTTTAGTAATGATGGGGAAAAGATGGGGCACTGTAGTGTTTGTGGCTTTCTGGCTTAATAGTCTAAGCAATGCAGCTGTAACCTCATGGAGTCTACAAGCAGAGAAGCAACCTCAAAATCCTCAGCTACCTGGACCATCTTCTCAGCTGCCTGGACAGTTTCCTCCCCTCATTTCTGGGCCATCTGCTCAGCTACCTAGACCACTTCCTCCTCTTGTTTCTGGACCTTCTTCTCAGCTACCTAGACCACTTCTTCCCCTTGTTTCTGGACCTTCTTCTCAGCTACCTAGGCCATTTTCTCAGCTGCCTAGACCACTTCCTCCCCTTGTTTCTGGGCCTTCTCCTCAGCTGCCTGGGCCTTCTCCTCAGCTGCCTGGGCCTTCTCCTCAGCTGCCTGGGCCACTTCCTCCCCTTGTTTCTGGGCCTTCTTCTCAGCTACCTAGGCCATCTTCTCAGCTGCCTGGACAGTTTCCTCCCCTTGTTTCTGGGCCGTCTTCTCAACTGCCTGGGCCATCTTCTCAACTGCCTAGACCACTTCCTCCCCTTGTTTCTGGGCCATCTCAACTGCCTGGACAGTTTCCTCCCCTTGTTTCTGGGCCATTTGTTCCTCCAAGCTTTGATCCTCAACTACCAGTGACCAGTGCTGATAAATGCAGATTGGATGATCCTGACAAGATCCCTTGTGGAGAACCTGGCATAGATGCTTCTCAGTGTGGTGCTATAAATTGCTGTTTTGATGGGCAGCAGTGCTACTATGGGAGAACAGGTAAAGGTTTTTTCATTTCTTGACTCTTATTGGAGCTGAATTTAAAGCCCTGTCAATTATGAGGTGTCTTCCTCTGTTTCCAGTGACTGTCCAGTGCACGATCGATGGGCAGTTTGTGTTGGTGGTGGCCAGGGATACAACACTACCCAGGCTCAGTCTGGATTCGATCAGCCTGTTGGGAGGCAGTGATGGGCCCTGTGGTGTTGCAGACTATAATGCTGACTTTGCCATATACCAGTTTCCTGTAACTGCTTGTGGCACAAGAGCAGCGGTTAGTAACAGAAGCTAGTGTCTTCAGGTAGGTGGTGCTTGTTTTAGGGGTGTCTACAATGCTGTTCTTTTCCCACCAGGTGCTTGGCGACTATGTGATCTATGAGAACAAAATGTCCTCGTCCTATGAAGTTGGAGTGGGACCTCTCGGTGCCATCACCAGGGATAGCCACTTTGAGTAAGTCAGGGTCAGAATCTCATGGCTGGTGTTTGTTTAGGAGTTGTGGGTTTTAATGATTTCTTGGTTCCTTTGCAAGGCTTTACTTCCAGTGTAGATATTCCACTACCACCGTTGCGTCCCTGGCTGTGGAGCTTGCCTCCAACGATCCTCCTCTACCTGTAGCAGCTTCTGGTCCCCTCAGGGTAGAGCTAAGACTAGGCAATGGTCAGTGTGTTACCAAGGGCTGTGTGGAAGGTAAGTTACTTTACTGAATTTTGAGTGATCTTGACTTTCTCTGGCTTCAATAACCCCTTCTCCTTCATTTCCACAGAACAAGTGGCCTACACCTCCTACTACACTGAGGCTGACTACCCTGTGACCAAGGTCCTGAGGGAGCCTGTGTACGTTGAGGTGCGCATGTTGGAGAGGACTGATCCCAATCTTGTCCTGGTCCTTGACCGCTGCTGGGCAACCTCCACCCCTGACCCTGTCAGTGTTCCTCAGTGGGATCTTCTGGTGAATGGGTAAGCTGGCTGCATGTCTACCACTGTCATAGGCCGGTGTCTTGGTACGGGCTAACTCTGATGTACTCCAAAGGTGCCCTTACCGAGATGACCGATACCTGACCACTCTGGTTCCAGTTGATGGGTCCTCTGGACTTCCATACCCTAGCCATTACAAGCGCTTTGTCCTCAAGATGTTTACGTTTGTGGATCCTGCTTCCATGGCTCCTTTGAAGGAGAGGGTAAGTATTGGATGTCTTTGCCTTGTATGAAGAAGGGAAGGGCCAGTGTTTCACTTCCTACCTTGTTTCTCCAGATCTTCATCCACTGCAGTACAGCAGTGTGCTCTCCAACTGCAGGTGCCATTTGTGAACCAAGGTGCAACAGGAGGAGTAAGTGCAATTGTTGGTTTTGGTTCTCTAGGTCGGTGGTTTTCAGTGACTTTGGGTCCCTAAACAGTGGAATTGCTCCAATGCCTGGTTGGGATTGTTTCTAGAACCACTGTTGCAGATATTGCCCACTGTTTAAGGTCCTCTGGACACTACTAACTTGCTGTTTCTCCCCACCAGGGAGAGATGTTGGTGCAGCTGTATGGAACTCCCAGCCAGTCTTGGTTGTGTCTAGTGGAGAAGTGATGTACACACAAACTGCACCACCTCAGCTTGAGTGAATCCTGACCCCTCATTAAATTAAGATGTCTTTCTTTCAAATGCCttgtgtggatttttttttttgtccccatTACAGTCCACTCTAGGGTCCAAGTCTGCTGTAAATGCTTGCTCTCTTTTGGATTTGGATGCCCTG
This portion of the Salminus brasiliensis chromosome 9, fSalBra1.hap2, whole genome shotgun sequence genome encodes:
- the LOC140561747 gene encoding zona pellucida sperm-binding protein 4-like translates to MGKRWGTVVFVAFWLNSLSNAAVTSWSLQAEKQPQNPQLPGPSSQLPGQFPPLISGPSAQPLPPLVSGPSPQLPGPSPQLPGPSPQLPGPLPPLVSGPSSQLPRPSSQLPGQFPPLVSGPSSQLPGPSSQLPRPLPPLVSGPSQLPGQFPPLVSGPFVPPSFDPQLPVTSADKCRLDDPDKIPCGEPGIDASQCGAINCCFDGQQCYYGRTVTVQCTIDGQFVLVVARDTTLPRLSLDSISLLGGSDGPCGVADYNADFAIYQFPVTACGTRAAVLGDYVIYENKMSSSYEVGVGPLGAITRDSHFELYFQCRYSTTTVASLAVELASNDPPLPVAASGPLRVELRLGNGQCVTKGCVEEQVAYTSYYTEADYPVTKVLREPVYVEVRMLERTDPNLVLVLDRCWATSTPDPVSVPQWDLLVNGCPYRDDRYLTTLVPVDGSSGLPYPSHYKRFVLKMFTFVDPASMAPLKERIFIHCSTAVCSPTAGAICEPRCNRRRRDVGAAVWNSQPVLVVSSGEVMYTQTAPPQLE
- the LOC140562795 gene encoding zona pellucida sperm-binding protein 4-like — protein: MEKRWGSVVFVALWLNSLSNAAVTSWSLQAEKQPQNPQLPGPSSQLPRPLPPLVSWPSSQLPGPSSQLPRQLLPLVSGPSSQLPRPSSQLPGHFDPQLPVTSADKCRLDDPDKIPCGEPGIDASQCGAINCCFDGQQCYYGRTVTVQCTIDGQFVLVVARDTTLPRLSLDSISLLGGSDGPCGVADYNADFAIYQFPVTACGTRAAVLGDYVVYENKMSSSYEVGVGPLGAITRDSHFELYFQCRYSTTTVASLAVELSSNDPPLPVAASGPLRVELRLGNGQCVTKGCVEEKVAYTSYYTEADYPVTKVLREPVYVEVRMLERTDPNLVLVLDRCWATSTPDPVSVPQWDLLVNGCPYRDDRYLTTLVPVDGSSGLPYPSHYKRFVLKMFTFVDPASMAPLKERIFIHCSTAVCSPTAGATCEPRCNRRRRDVGAAVWSSQPVSVVSSGEVMYTQTVPPQLE
- the LOC140561746 gene encoding zona pellucida sperm-binding protein 4-like, with translation MGKRWGTVVFVAFWLNSLSNVAVTSWSLQAEKQPQNPQLPGPSQLPRPLPPLVSGPSSQLPGQFPPLVSGPSSQLPGQFPPLVSGPSSQLPGPSSQLPRPLSPLVSGQSSQLPGPSSQLPRPLPPLVSGQSSQLPRPLPPLVSGPSSLFDPQLPVTSADKCGLDDPDKIPCGEPGIDASQCGAINCCFDGQQCYYGRTVTVQCTIDGQFVLVVARDTTLPRLSLDSISLLGGSDGPCGVADYNADFAIYQFPVTACGTRAAVLGDYVIYENKMSSSYEVGVGPLGAITRDSHFELYFQCRYSTTTVASLAVELASNDPPLPVAASGPLRVELRLGNGQCVTKGCVEEKVAYTSYYTEADYPVTKVLREPVYVEVRMLERTDPNLVLVLERCWATSTPDPVSVPQWDLLVNGCPYRDDRYLTTLVPVDGSSGLPYPSHYKRFVLKMFTFVDPASMAPLKERIFIHCSTAVCSPTAGAICEPRCNRRRRDVGAAVWNSQPVSVVSSGEVMYTQTAPPQLK